The nucleotide sequence ttcagtttcctcatttgtgaaatgtgagagttggactagatgatgtctgagaTTCAGACTTGTTGCTTACTTAACAATAAGAAACTCTTATTTACATTGACAGGCCCAAAGAAATTTCAGTTATAGTCTTTGATCCAGCTCCCAGAGGGACACAGAAACATCTGGCAGGGGAATGGGGGTGAGAGTGGCACTTCTTGTGAATCATCAGCTATGGAGGGAATAGCTCTTTTCCTAGAGTGGAAGAGAAGCTTGGCTCCAAAAATGTAAGAGGAAGAGGGGACTCCTTTCTGGGCTCATTCCCCGGACATAGAATCTTCAAGAAGAATATTCGGTAGCAGTTCCCATTAGTCAAGACATTTACTCAGCCATGTTTCATCAGAGTTGTTTCTTTTGCTCAAATGACTTCCAGATGTTTGCATAAGCCTCTGACCCATTTTCTTTTTGGCAAGCCATTCGGACAGTTTGGCTTAAGAGATGCCTGTTTACACATCTACCACTGGCGGCCGTTAATTCAGCGGTGGACTAACTAGAAAAACAACAGTGAACTGATGTGTGATCTATGATGGAGTGACACTTAAAGATGTATGGACCAAATTCATTCTACTTATTTAATTTCTTAGCTGTAGGTACTCAATGGCTTGTAAATACACACTATCATTAGAAGGTCTTCTAAGGCATCCATCACTGTGGCTCATTGTTTGCATTAAATAGAGAAGGGAGGGTTATGAATTCCTCACATTTATTTCTGCAGTTTCACATAGCTTTTACAGGTTGAAGGTGGATGTTGGCGCCTCATAATGTACTCCAAAGGAAGAAACACCCTTCTTTCCTAGTCCAGTACTGTCAGTCATAACCAAAATGCGAAGCATTTTGCTGTCTTATTCCTCAAAAGTTATTTTCAGCTTACCTCTTTCCTTTGTCCCTGTGTCATTAGTCACAGAATTATTCCCTGTCATTCCTCCATAATGACTTAGATCCAACTGcttctcctcatttttacagttacTAGCCTTGTCTGAACTCATTCCTGGATTACTGTAACAATCCCCTTGCCAGTTTCTCTGCCTCTGGCTTCTTCCCAGGCTAGTTTATTTTGTACAATACCAGGACAATCTTTCTCAAAAGGCTAATTTTTTAGTATCCAAGGATTTAGAACTTTAATAGACCTGAAAACTATATGATCCAAtacctttatttttcaaataaggaaactgaggaccagagaggctaaatgatttgcccaaggccaacCAGGTGGTCATTAATTTAACCAGAATAAAAACCCAATGGGTGGATGCGCTTCTCAGGCGCCCCGCATCAACATGGCGGGTGGCTCAGGCTGGGTGACGCTTGGTCGCGGTTTTCGGTTATAGCGGGCGGGTGCCGGTTCCTTTTCAGTAAATTCTTCCGTCTCAGCCCAGGGTGGAGCCACCAGGGGAGGCAAAAGGGAAAGGTGAGAGGTGACAGCGTCGGGCGGGTGGACAGAGCAGCTCGGGGAAGAATATGGCAGAGAGCGGTCGCCAGCAGCCTTCAGACTCTTTGGAGGAGTCCCCTCCTACTGCTCATAACTTCATGATTCCAAAGAAGGAGATAAATACAGTTCCTGACATGGGCAAGTGGAAACGGTCTCAGGCATATGCAGATTACATTGGTTTCATCTTCACCTTAAATGAAGGGGTTAAGGGGAAGAAGTTAACCTGTGAATACAAAGTCTCTGAGCCCGTTAATAAGCTTGTCGCTCTCCTCAACACATTAGACAGATGGATTGATGAGACCCCTCCCATGGATCAGCCCTCCAGATTTGGGAACAAAGCCTTCAGGACTTGGTATGCTAAACTTGACCAGGAAGCAGAAAACCTAGTGGCCACAGTGGTCCCTAGTCATCTGGCAGGTGCTGTACCTGAGGTGGCCCTTTACCTAAAGGAATCAGTGGGAAACCCTACCCGAATTGATTATGGCACAGGTCATGAAGCGGCCTTTGCTGCCTTCCTTTGCTGTCTCTGCAAGATTGGAGTCCTCAGGGTAGATGATCAAATGGCCATTGTCTTCAAAGTATTTAATCGGTACCTTGAGGTTATGAGGAAACTTTAGAAAACCTACAGGATGGAGCCAGCTGGAAGCCAAGGAGTGTGGGGTCTAGATGACTTCCAGTTTTTGCCCTTCATCTGGGGCAGTTCTCAGCTTATAGAGCACCCCCATCTGGAGCCTAGGCACTTTGTGGATGAAAAAGCGGTGAATGAGAATCACAAGGACTACATGTTCCTGGAATGCATCCTATTTATTACTGAGATGAATTGCAATTGCAATGGCAATTGCATGCCAGTGGGATTTTCCCAGGTCCTAGGGCACAAGACAGAGGAGGTAACAACGCCTACCTTTGGGAAAGCTGGTCTTATACTGTTAGAGCCATTTGGGGGctgaggtaagtgacttgcttgagggcCAAGTTACAGCACTCTAGCTCTTGGATATTTGGGTTCAGGAATGGGGGTGGTGAACTGGGATAGGGGTGATGCTATCAGCacttgagttccaagttttcttcaattcaacaaacatttattgagctcttcCAGATCTGTTACAAGGAGATGGGTTTTGTAGGTTTTCCCTATAGAATCCCCTTCTCCATTAAGtgtttcttcctctgcttttGGTATcagggttgttttttctttttctttaaaacaaacattttatttgGCTGCTTAGGCCCATCCCCTCATCTTCTTTCACACATCCCCAGATCTGGGCAACACTCCTTTTGGGTAGGGGAACACCCTGACAAGCACAGTGTGTTGGATTTCCTCTCTGGTCTGTGGTCCCATTGCCATTTTAGCTGGATTGTCATCCGGGGCCACTGATCCAGAGCATTCTTAGGGCTTGAGCTGGGGGAGAAGATACGAGTTATATAAAGTTTTCCAAAAGGAGGCCAAATATCTTCCACCAGGACCCCTCATGGAGTTAGGTAGGCTGTCACCTTCCTGGCCTCTCATGCAAGGGcctgcccactatgtgccaacaCCACTCCATTTTGAGGCTGCTTCACCCTAACCCCTTGCTCTTTCATTGCTGTTCTgattaaaaatgtgttttgcacctggaaaaaaaaaagaataaaaacccaACTCTTTTGACTACACCTCCAATTCTTTTTCTACTGTGCTAGGCTGTTCTCTTAATGCTAGTTCCCCTCAAAGTTAGAGGTGATatttgggggaagagagagaaatggtaGAACAGAACTGAAAGTCTAGAACTATGTCCAGGTATAACTTTACAGTTTATTCTAATAATTACAAAAACAAATATGTGCTATTTATGTGTAGGGGTATAGTCCGTGAACAGACCCCATTACCTGTCTTTGACTTATACAACCTTTCAACCTGGAAGATTCTAGGGAATTTACTTCTGGTAGTATCATGATAACATGTTAGAGAAGTGTCTTGGAGATACTGTGGATTATAAGTAGGCATTCTGTAACTTGTTCCATGTCTAACTACATGGTGAAGGGGAGGCTCTTTGATTAgctttggaaatattttaaaagaggtaGTATTAACTACCTCCTTTTCTGTAGAGACCATGCTATAAGGAAAATGACCTTAGGGTCTTTTACCTGCTGTGGCCATATCATATTAAGAAACAGGCCTTAGTCATTggactttttattctttcttctttgttttagaTGGGGGGTGCGGTGGCGCATGGTAGGCACAGAGAAACCTCATGACTAGTGAGTTTGAAGAGTTGTCAGGAAAGCACTACAGAATTCTGGTGTTCCAGAGTCAATGCAAAATGCTGGCTCCCAAGGAGTGGGGCATAATCTTTGGGAGCAATTTTTGGGACCCTAGACCAATGGAATAACTTACCTAGCAATCATACTGCATCTTGGCATGAAGTTGGTAGAAGCAATGCTATGCGTGACTTGAGCTAAGTTTCGAGCCTACTCTCCCAGAAACCAAATGGTACAGGGGAAGG is from Trichosurus vulpecula isolate mTriVul1 chromosome 7, mTriVul1.pri, whole genome shotgun sequence and encodes:
- the LOC118855762 gene encoding serine/threonine-protein phosphatase 2A activator-like encodes the protein MAESGRQQPSDSLEESPPTAHNFMIPKKEINTVPDMGKWKRSQAYADYIGFIFTLNEGVKGKKLTCEYKVSEPVNKLVALLNTLDRWIDETPPMDQPSRFGNKAFRTWYAKLDQEAENLVATVVPSHLAGAVPEVALYLKESVGNPTRIDYGTGHEAAFAAFLCCLCKIGVLRVDDQMAIVFKVFNRYLEVMRKL